In Streptomyces sp. SN-593, a single genomic region encodes these proteins:
- a CDS encoding 2'-5' RNA ligase family protein, protein MGTTTIGVSIAVPEPYGRLLQDRRASFGDPAAFAIPTHVTLLPPTEVAREELPGFGRHLSRVAADGRPFTMRLDGTATFRPVSPVVYVRIAEGGAACGELQEQVRSGPVARELQFPYHPHVTVAHGIAEDAMDRAQAELAGFAAEWTASGFALYEQGRDEVWRQLRVYPFGTEELPPLPHQHAAAAGRPTRLPRPVA, encoded by the coding sequence GTGGGTACCACCACCATCGGCGTGTCCATCGCGGTCCCGGAGCCCTACGGCAGGCTGCTGCAGGACCGGCGGGCCTCCTTCGGCGACCCCGCGGCCTTCGCGATCCCCACGCACGTGACGCTGCTGCCGCCGACCGAGGTGGCCCGCGAGGAACTGCCCGGGTTCGGCCGGCACCTGTCCCGGGTCGCCGCGGACGGACGGCCGTTCACGATGCGGCTGGACGGCACCGCGACCTTCCGGCCGGTCTCGCCCGTGGTGTACGTGCGGATCGCCGAGGGCGGCGCGGCCTGCGGCGAGCTCCAGGAGCAGGTGCGGTCGGGTCCGGTCGCCCGTGAGCTCCAGTTCCCCTACCACCCGCACGTCACCGTGGCCCACGGCATCGCCGAGGACGCGATGGACCGGGCACAGGCCGAGCTGGCGGGGTTCGCCGCCGAGTGGACCGCGTCCGGATTCGCCCTCTACGAGCAGGGCCGCGACGAGGTCTGGCGCCAGCTTCGGGTCTACCCCTTCGGTACCGAGGAGCTCCCCCCGCTCCCCCACCAGCACGCGGCCGCGGCCGGCCGGCCCACCCGGCTGCCGCGTCCCGTCGCCTGA
- a CDS encoding PLP-dependent aminotransferase family protein: protein MNARATSGEPEQRDRAAAPGRSGGYDLLIDLAAERRRGAGARAGLEAALREAVRDGRLAPGTRLPSSRALARDLGLARNTVADAYGQLVAEGWLTARQGSGTAVAARQAAPAPPSARRSAHPAAHPAAGSSGTRRADGTRGTHGNGRAAGTAAVPDAVRLPYSLWPGSPDVSAFPRAAWGAAARRALTAAPSEAFGYSDPRGRPELREALASYLARVRGVRADPELLVVCTGFVQAVGLLARVLRARGGRRIAVEELGFPDTRTLLRANGLTTLPLPLDGDGAVVDRLDGTADAVLLTPAHQFPTGVPLSPARRTAVVDWARAMGGLVLEDDYDGEFRYDRQPVGALQSLAPEHVVYAGTASKSLAPGLRLAWLAVPPDLVDAVVREKRMADHHSPVIDQLTLAEFIGSGAHDRHVRRMRLRYRARRDRLVAALGERVPSVRVSGIAAGLHAVVELPATAGPLEELTGRARQRGLALGGLDLLGARADRPALVIGYATPPDHAFGGALDRLCEVLAEFCG, encoded by the coding sequence ATGAACGCACGGGCCACTTCGGGCGAGCCGGAACAGCGGGACCGGGCCGCCGCGCCGGGCCGGTCCGGCGGGTACGACCTGCTGATCGACCTCGCGGCCGAGCGGAGGCGCGGCGCCGGGGCCCGCGCGGGCCTGGAGGCGGCGCTGCGCGAGGCGGTCCGGGACGGCAGGCTCGCCCCGGGCACCCGGCTGCCGTCCAGCCGGGCGCTCGCCCGCGACCTGGGCCTGGCGCGGAACACGGTCGCCGACGCGTACGGCCAACTGGTGGCCGAGGGCTGGCTGACCGCGCGGCAGGGGTCGGGCACGGCGGTCGCGGCGCGGCAGGCCGCCCCCGCGCCGCCGTCCGCCCGCCGGTCCGCGCACCCGGCCGCGCACCCGGCCGCGGGCAGCAGCGGAACCAGGAGGGCGGACGGCACCCGGGGCACGCACGGGAACGGGCGCGCCGCCGGCACCGCGGCGGTGCCGGACGCCGTGCGGCTGCCGTACTCGCTGTGGCCCGGCTCGCCCGACGTCTCCGCCTTCCCCCGGGCCGCGTGGGGCGCCGCCGCCCGCCGGGCGCTGACCGCGGCGCCGAGCGAGGCGTTCGGCTACTCCGACCCGCGCGGCCGCCCCGAGCTGCGCGAAGCGCTGGCGTCCTACCTGGCCCGGGTCCGGGGGGTGCGGGCCGACCCCGAACTCCTGGTGGTCTGCACCGGTTTCGTGCAGGCGGTCGGCCTGCTCGCCCGGGTGCTGCGGGCCCGCGGCGGGCGCCGGATCGCCGTGGAGGAGCTGGGCTTCCCCGACACCCGCACGCTGCTGCGCGCGAACGGGCTCACCACGCTGCCGCTGCCGCTGGACGGTGACGGCGCCGTGGTGGACCGCCTCGACGGCACGGCGGACGCGGTGCTGCTCACCCCGGCGCACCAGTTCCCGACCGGCGTCCCCCTCTCCCCCGCGCGGCGGACCGCGGTCGTGGACTGGGCCCGCGCCATGGGCGGCCTGGTCCTGGAGGACGACTACGACGGCGAGTTCCGCTACGACCGCCAGCCCGTCGGCGCCCTGCAGAGCCTGGCGCCCGAGCACGTCGTGTACGCCGGGACCGCGAGCAAGAGCCTGGCGCCCGGACTGCGGCTGGCCTGGCTCGCGGTGCCGCCGGACCTGGTGGACGCGGTGGTGCGGGAGAAGCGCATGGCCGACCACCACTCCCCGGTGATCGACCAGTTGACGCTGGCGGAGTTCATCGGGTCCGGTGCCCACGACCGGCACGTGCGGCGGATGCGGCTGCGCTACCGGGCGCGCCGGGACCGGCTGGTGGCCGCGCTCGGCGAGCGGGTGCCGTCGGTACGGGTCTCCGGCATCGCCGCCGGGCTGCACGCCGTCGTCGAACTGCCCGCCACCGCGGGCCCGTTGGAGGAGCTGACCGGCCGCGCCCGGCAACGCGGCCTGGCGCTGGGCGGGTTGGACCTGCTGGGCGCGCGCGCCGACCGCCCCGCGCTGGTGATCGGCTACGCCACCCCGCCCGACCACGCCTTCGGCGGCGCGCTGGACCGGCTGTGCGAGGTGCTGGCGGAGTTCTGCGGCTGA
- a CDS encoding carboxymuconolactone decarboxylase family protein has product MSASEQTASAPSAPSPAPAAPTATSDASADPAVPAPPRRIDLNAKAPDFYRAMIALDEAASAGLDPVVRELVRVRVSQLNGCAFCVDAHSASARTLGVTEQKLTGLTVWRETPFFTARERAALDLAEAVTALGAHGVPDAAYDGAAALFDEDELPRLIAMCVTMNAWNRIGVTSRLSPRTRA; this is encoded by the coding sequence ATGAGCGCTTCCGAACAGACCGCTTCCGCCCCGTCCGCCCCCTCGCCCGCTCCGGCCGCCCCGACCGCCACTTCGGACGCCTCGGCCGACCCCGCCGTGCCCGCCCCGCCGCGCCGGATCGACCTCAACGCGAAGGCGCCCGACTTCTACCGGGCGATGATCGCCCTGGACGAGGCCGCGTCCGCCGGGCTCGACCCGGTCGTCCGGGAACTGGTCAGGGTGCGCGTCTCGCAGCTCAACGGCTGCGCCTTCTGCGTGGACGCGCACAGTGCGAGCGCCCGCACGCTCGGCGTCACCGAGCAGAAGCTCACCGGGCTGACGGTCTGGCGGGAGACCCCGTTCTTCACCGCCCGCGAGCGCGCCGCCCTCGACCTGGCCGAGGCCGTCACCGCCCTCGGCGCGCACGGGGTGCCCGACGCGGCGTACGACGGCGCCGCCGCGCTCTTCGACGAGGACGAGCTGCCCCGGCTGATCGCGATGTGCGTGACCATGAACGCCTGGAACCGGATCGGCGTGACCAGCCGGCTCAGCCCCCGGACCCGAGCGTGA
- a CDS encoding AAA family ATPase, with protein sequence MEQPEDHRPSASVDEKVGATASASAPGVLVTRVRIANFRSIPACDVRVGPLTVIAGPNAAGKSNFLDALRFVRDALRLPLEQALESRGGLEGVLHRPSTGAPADFFRIQLDLHVPAEDPDDGSARADASYLAEVGAVADEGGRPGVRREELSLAGRTLSLTPQSASEDRPHNLAASRRRDVVPWHLRAMRFYELHTPVLRDVDQTRRSRGASPLGEQGQHLARVLSALAHGTPAAKDVVDGYIATMIENAAGLDGREIPEADLAYVVGRFLEDGRQKEVDRRSLSDGTLRLAGVLAALYQPRALAGSIPLVGIEEPEISLHPPMLGALYDALAGASQNTQVMVTTQSADLLDNPAADPDHLLVVRDEGHGSVIGPIDETGRRLLADGVLSLPELLRSGEMRPQEGSGR encoded by the coding sequence GTGGAACAGCCGGAAGATCATCGACCGTCGGCGTCGGTGGACGAGAAGGTGGGCGCGACGGCCAGCGCCAGTGCGCCCGGCGTACTCGTGACGCGCGTGCGGATCGCCAACTTCCGTTCGATCCCTGCCTGTGACGTGCGGGTCGGGCCGCTGACGGTCATCGCCGGGCCGAACGCGGCCGGCAAGTCGAACTTCCTCGATGCCCTGCGCTTCGTGCGGGACGCCCTCCGTCTTCCACTCGAGCAGGCGCTCGAGTCGCGGGGCGGCCTGGAAGGCGTGCTCCACCGGCCCTCGACCGGTGCCCCTGCGGACTTCTTCCGCATCCAGCTCGATCTGCACGTCCCCGCGGAGGATCCCGACGACGGGTCAGCCAGGGCGGACGCGTCCTACCTGGCGGAAGTAGGAGCGGTCGCCGACGAGGGCGGCCGACCCGGCGTCAGACGCGAGGAGCTGTCCCTCGCCGGTCGAACCCTCTCCCTGACGCCGCAATCGGCGTCCGAGGACCGGCCCCACAACCTGGCTGCGTCGCGCCGCCGTGACGTCGTCCCCTGGCATCTGCGGGCCATGCGGTTCTACGAACTGCACACCCCCGTCCTGCGTGACGTCGATCAGACGCGCCGCTCCCGTGGCGCGTCCCCCCTGGGCGAACAGGGGCAGCACCTGGCCCGGGTACTCAGCGCCCTGGCCCACGGCACACCCGCGGCGAAGGACGTCGTCGACGGCTACATCGCCACCATGATCGAGAACGCGGCCGGGCTGGACGGGAGGGAGATCCCCGAGGCGGATCTTGCGTACGTCGTCGGGCGCTTCCTGGAGGACGGACGGCAGAAGGAGGTCGACCGGAGGTCGCTCTCCGACGGCACCCTGCGGCTGGCCGGTGTCCTGGCCGCCCTCTACCAGCCGCGCGCGCTGGCCGGCTCCATCCCCCTCGTCGGCATCGAGGAACCGGAGATCTCCCTGCATCCGCCGATGCTGGGCGCCCTGTACGACGCGCTGGCGGGCGCGTCGCAGAACACCCAGGTCATGGTGACCACCCAGAGCGCCGACCTGCTGGACAACCCCGCGGCTGATCCCGATCACCTGCTGGTCGTCCGCGACGAGGGTCACGGCAGCGTCATCGGGCCGATCGACGAGACCGGCCGCCGTCTGCTGGCCGATGGCGTGCTGTCCCTTCCCGAGTTGCTGCGCAGCGGGGAGATGCGGCCACAGGAGGGCAGCGGGCGGTGA
- the trpS gene encoding tryptophan--tRNA ligase — protein MANLRPRALSGIQPTASSFHLGNYLGAIRQYVAMQETHDAFYMVVDLHAITVPQDPATLRANTRLAAAQLLAAGLDPERCTLFVQSHVPEHAQLGWLMNCITGFGEASRMTQFKDKSARHGADSATVGLFTYPILQVADILLYQADAVPVGEDQRQHIELTRDLAERFNGRFGATFNLPAAHIVREVAKIYDLQDPTAKMSKSAATAKGLVNLLDEPKASAKKFRSAVTDTDTVIRYDEKEKPGISNLLRIHSALTGTGIAELEEQYAGKGYGALKTDLAEIFVAWVTPFRERTQEYLGDPETLDSVLAEGAEKARAVAAETLALAYDRIGFLPAKH, from the coding sequence ATGGCCAACCTGCGACCTCGTGCCCTGTCCGGCATCCAGCCCACCGCCAGCTCCTTCCACCTCGGCAACTACCTGGGTGCGATCCGGCAGTACGTCGCGATGCAGGAGACCCACGACGCCTTCTACATGGTGGTGGACCTGCACGCGATCACCGTGCCGCAGGACCCGGCGACGCTGCGCGCCAACACCCGGCTGGCGGCCGCGCAACTGCTGGCCGCGGGCCTGGACCCGGAGCGGTGCACGCTGTTCGTGCAGAGCCACGTGCCCGAGCACGCGCAGCTCGGCTGGCTGATGAACTGCATCACCGGCTTCGGCGAGGCGTCGCGGATGACGCAGTTCAAGGACAAGTCCGCCCGGCACGGCGCCGACAGCGCCACCGTCGGCCTGTTCACGTACCCGATCCTCCAGGTCGCCGACATCCTGCTCTACCAGGCCGACGCGGTGCCGGTCGGCGAGGACCAGCGCCAGCACATCGAGCTGACCCGCGACCTCGCCGAGCGGTTCAACGGGCGGTTCGGCGCGACCTTCAACCTGCCCGCGGCGCACATCGTGCGCGAGGTCGCGAAGATCTACGACCTCCAGGACCCGACCGCGAAGATGAGCAAGTCCGCGGCCACGGCCAAGGGTCTGGTCAACCTGCTCGACGAGCCGAAGGCGTCCGCGAAGAAGTTCCGCAGCGCGGTCACCGACACCGACACGGTCATCCGGTACGACGAAAAGGAGAAGCCGGGCATCAGCAACCTGCTCAGGATTCACTCCGCCCTCACCGGCACCGGAATCGCCGAACTGGAGGAGCAGTACGCGGGCAAGGGCTACGGTGCGCTCAAGACCGACCTCGCGGAGATCTTCGTGGCGTGGGTCACACCGTTCCGTGAGCGCACGCAGGAGTATCTGGGGGACCCCGAGACGTTGGACTCCGTTCTGGCCGAGGGAGCAGAGAAGGCACGGGCCGTCGCCGCCGAGACGCTGGCGCTGGCGTACGACCGGATCGGCTTCCTCCCGGCGAAGCACTGA
- a CDS encoding decaprenylphospho-beta-D-erythro-pentofuranosid-2-ulose 2-reductase, translating to MKDAFGAPQSLLVLGGASEIGLATARRLIARRTRRVHLAGRPSPALDAAAAELSGLGADVHVTAFDALDPGSHEEVLGKVFAEGDIDMVLLAFGVLGDQARDEQEPLSAVRVASTNYTGAVSSSLVCGAALQRQGHGSLVVLSSVAGERARRENFIYGSSKAGLDAFTQGLGDALHPCGVHVMAVRPGFVRGRMTAHLPPAPFATTPEAVAEAIEGGLRRRSEVIWVPGRLRPVMAALRHLPRPLFRHLTAAR from the coding sequence ATGAAGGACGCGTTCGGGGCTCCCCAGTCCCTGCTGGTGCTCGGCGGCGCCTCCGAGATCGGGCTGGCCACCGCGCGGCGGCTGATCGCCCGCAGGACCCGGCGGGTGCACCTGGCCGGGCGGCCCTCCCCCGCCCTGGACGCCGCCGCGGCCGAGCTGTCGGGGCTCGGCGCCGACGTGCACGTCACCGCGTTCGACGCGCTGGACCCGGGCTCCCACGAGGAGGTCCTCGGCAAGGTCTTCGCCGAGGGCGACATCGACATGGTGCTGCTCGCCTTCGGGGTGCTCGGCGACCAGGCGCGCGACGAGCAGGAGCCGCTGTCGGCGGTGCGGGTCGCCTCGACCAACTACACCGGCGCGGTCTCCTCGTCGCTCGTGTGCGGCGCGGCCCTCCAGCGCCAGGGGCACGGCTCGCTGGTCGTGCTGTCCTCCGTGGCCGGCGAGCGCGCCCGCCGGGAGAACTTCATCTACGGCAGCAGCAAGGCCGGGCTCGACGCGTTCACGCAGGGGCTCGGCGACGCGCTCCACCCCTGCGGGGTGCACGTCATGGCGGTCCGCCCCGGGTTCGTGCGCGGCCGGATGACCGCGCACCTGCCCCCGGCGCCGTTCGCGACCACTCCCGAGGCGGTGGCGGAGGCGATCGAGGGCGGGCTGCGCCGCAGGTCCGAGGTGATCTGGGTGCCGGGCCGGCTGCGCCCGGTGATGGCCGCCCTGCGCCACCTGCCCCGCCCCCTCTTCCGCCATCTCACCGCCGCGCGGTGA
- a CDS encoding DUF4276 family protein has product MNGSYPVIAPVVEGHGEERALQGLLHRLVPHLHEGAYADIQQPYRLPRDRMLRPDHLAQALTVVTARRPSPTAVLVLLDADDDCAVELSARVRDLARESHGHVPLTAIVAVREFEAWFLAGASGLAGHMGLPHDLVPPPDPEAVRGAKEWLSDRMPPGITYRPPAHQPSFAQRFDLEAARAGAPSFDKFCREVARLLG; this is encoded by the coding sequence GTGAACGGCTCCTACCCGGTGATCGCACCGGTGGTGGAGGGTCACGGGGAGGAGCGAGCCCTCCAGGGCCTGCTGCACCGGCTCGTCCCGCACCTGCACGAGGGCGCCTATGCCGACATCCAGCAGCCGTACCGCCTTCCGCGGGACCGCATGCTCAGGCCGGACCACCTCGCGCAGGCACTCACCGTCGTCACGGCCCGCCGGCCGTCTCCCACCGCTGTCCTCGTCCTTCTCGACGCCGACGACGACTGCGCCGTGGAGCTGTCCGCCCGGGTACGGGACCTGGCGCGCGAGAGCCACGGCCACGTTCCCCTGACGGCGATCGTGGCCGTGCGAGAGTTCGAGGCGTGGTTCCTCGCCGGGGCCTCCGGGCTGGCCGGGCACATGGGACTGCCCCACGACCTCGTCCCGCCGCCCGACCCGGAGGCCGTTCGGGGCGCGAAGGAATGGCTGTCGGACCGGATGCCTCCCGGCATCACCTACCGGCCGCCGGCGCACCAGCCGTCCTTCGCCCAGCGCTTCGACCTGGAGGCGGCCCGGGCCGGGGCTCCGTCCTTCGACAAGTTCTGCCGTGAAGTGGCGCGCCTGCTCGGCTGA
- the rocD gene encoding ornithine--oxo-acid transaminase → MAAVEEHSAHNYHPLPVVIAAAEGAWVTDVEGRRYVDMLAGYSALNFGHGNPRLIAAAKAQLDRVTLTSRAFHHDRFAEFCRSLAELCGKDMVLPMNTGAEAVETAVKTARKWGYRVKGVPDGRARIVVAEGNFHGRTTTIVSFSTDAEARADFGPYTPGFTVVPYGDLAAMEAAVDDDTVAVLIEPIQGEAGVLVPPPGYLAGVRRLTAERGVLLVADEIQSGLGRTGRTFACEHEDVVPDVYVLGKALGGGVVPVSAVVASRDVLGVFHPGEHGSTFGGNPLACAVGIEVVAMLRTGEYQRRAAELGDHLHRELASLVADGALTAVRGRGLWAGLDVDPSLGTGRALTERLLRRGVLAKDTHGSTIRLAPPLTITKEDLDWSLARLHDALT, encoded by the coding sequence ATCGCGGCCGTCGAGGAGCACAGCGCGCACAACTACCACCCGCTGCCCGTCGTGATCGCCGCCGCCGAGGGCGCGTGGGTGACCGACGTCGAGGGCCGCCGGTACGTCGACATGCTCGCCGGGTACTCGGCGCTCAACTTCGGCCACGGCAACCCGCGGCTGATCGCGGCCGCGAAGGCCCAGCTCGACCGGGTGACGCTCACCTCGCGGGCCTTCCACCACGACCGGTTCGCCGAGTTCTGCCGGAGCCTGGCCGAGCTGTGCGGCAAGGACATGGTGCTGCCGATGAACACCGGGGCGGAGGCGGTGGAGACCGCGGTCAAGACCGCCCGCAAGTGGGGTTACCGGGTCAAGGGCGTACCGGACGGCCGGGCCAGGATCGTGGTGGCCGAGGGGAACTTCCACGGCCGCACCACCACGATCGTCAGCTTCTCCACCGACGCCGAGGCCCGCGCGGACTTCGGGCCGTACACACCGGGGTTCACCGTCGTCCCCTACGGCGACCTCGCCGCGATGGAGGCGGCGGTCGACGACGACACCGTGGCGGTGCTGATCGAGCCGATCCAGGGCGAGGCGGGCGTGCTGGTACCGCCGCCCGGCTACCTCGCCGGGGTACGGCGGCTGACCGCCGAGCGCGGGGTGCTCCTGGTCGCCGACGAGATCCAGTCCGGCCTCGGCCGGACCGGCCGCACCTTCGCGTGCGAGCACGAGGACGTGGTGCCCGACGTGTACGTCCTCGGCAAGGCGCTGGGCGGCGGCGTCGTCCCGGTCTCCGCGGTGGTCGCCTCCCGCGACGTGCTGGGCGTCTTCCACCCGGGCGAGCACGGCTCCACGTTCGGCGGGAACCCGCTGGCCTGCGCGGTCGGCATCGAGGTGGTGGCGATGCTGCGCACCGGCGAGTACCAGCGGCGGGCGGCGGAACTCGGGGACCACCTGCACCGCGAGCTGGCGTCCCTCGTCGCCGACGGCGCGCTCACCGCGGTGCGCGGCCGCGGGCTGTGGGCCGGCCTCGACGTGGACCCCTCCCTGGGAACCGGCCGCGCCCTCACCGAGCGCCTGCTGCGCCGGGGCGTGCTCGCCAAGGACACCCACGGCTCCACGATCCGCCTCGCGCCCCCGCTGACCATCACCAAGGAGGACCTCGACTGGTCCCTCGCCCGCCTCCACGACGCCCTCACCTGA
- a CDS encoding malate dehydrogenase, with protein sequence MTRTPVNVTVTGAAGQIGYALLFRIASGHLLGADVPVKLRLLEIPQGLKAAEGTAMELDDAAFPLLRGIEITDDPNVAFDGANVALLVGARPRTKGMERGDLLEANGGIFKPQGKAINDHAADDIKVLVVGNPANTNALIAKSAAPDVPADRFTAMTRLDHNRAVGQLAKKTGAAVADIKRVTIWGNHSATQYPDVFHAEIGGKNAAEVIGDEQWLADTFIPTVAKRGAAIIEARGASSAASAASAALDHVHTWVNGTADGDWTSMGIVSDGSYDVPAGLISSFPVTTKNGTYEIVQGLDVNAFSRPRIDASVQELVEERDAVRALGLI encoded by the coding sequence ATGACTCGCACTCCCGTCAACGTCACCGTCACCGGAGCGGCCGGCCAGATCGGCTACGCGCTCCTCTTCCGTATCGCCTCGGGCCACCTCCTCGGCGCGGACGTGCCGGTGAAGCTCCGGCTGCTGGAGATCCCGCAGGGCCTCAAGGCCGCCGAGGGCACCGCCATGGAGCTGGACGACGCCGCCTTCCCGCTGCTGCGCGGCATCGAGATCACCGACGACCCGAACGTGGCCTTCGACGGCGCCAACGTGGCGCTGCTGGTCGGTGCCCGCCCCCGCACCAAGGGCATGGAGCGCGGTGACCTGCTGGAGGCCAACGGCGGCATCTTCAAGCCGCAGGGCAAGGCGATCAACGACCACGCGGCCGACGACATCAAGGTCCTGGTCGTCGGCAACCCCGCCAACACCAACGCCCTGATCGCGAAGTCCGCGGCCCCCGACGTGCCCGCCGACCGCTTCACCGCGATGACCCGGCTGGACCACAACCGCGCGGTCGGCCAGCTCGCGAAGAAGACCGGTGCCGCCGTCGCGGACATCAAGCGCGTCACGATCTGGGGCAACCACTCCGCCACGCAGTACCCGGACGTCTTCCACGCGGAGATCGGCGGCAAGAACGCGGCCGAGGTGATCGGCGACGAGCAGTGGCTCGCCGACACCTTCATCCCGACCGTCGCCAAGCGCGGCGCGGCCATCATCGAGGCGCGCGGCGCCTCCTCCGCCGCCTCGGCCGCGTCCGCCGCCCTCGACCACGTCCACACCTGGGTGAACGGCACCGCGGACGGCGACTGGACCTCCATGGGCATCGTCTCCGACGGCTCCTACGACGTCCCGGCCGGGCTGATCTCCTCCTTCCCGGTGACCACGAAGAACGGCACGTACGAGATCGTCCAGGGCCTGGACGTCAACGCCTTCTCCCGGCCGCGCATCGACGCGTCGGTCCAGGAGCTGGTGGAGGAGCGCGACGCGGTGCGCGCCCTCGGCCTGATCTGA